One genomic region from Epinephelus fuscoguttatus linkage group LG6, E.fuscoguttatus.final_Chr_v1 encodes:
- the elac1 gene encoding zinc phosphodiesterase ELAC protein 1 encodes MAMDMTFLGTGSAYPSPHRGASALVLRTQGECWLFDCGEGTQTQLMRSQLRAGRITKVFISHLHGDHLFGLPGLLCTVSLNTNPEQQNMNCVDIYGPRGLRHFLRVTLGLTGSQLLFPYAVHELEPTTDQSPEEGQLSLEMTTEHGPLHPQEQPGRTIPLDVSSDCYPLFEDKTFVVKAFRLFHRIPSFGFCIQEHDRPGRLKTEILKELGLKPGPLYGRLKAGEPVTLESGRVILPSEVLEEAIPGRKVCILGDCSSALGEGPLRLCNEADILVHEATLGDEHREKAVDHGHSTPEMAAALARACCARRLVLHHFSQRYKPCSLQKEGDEDDVSELKRQAEDALKDSGIEVTLAEDFLTLPIPLRRPR; translated from the exons ATGGCCATGGATATGACTTTCCTCGGGACGGGCTCGGCCTACCCGTCTCCTCACCGCGGTGCCTCGGCTCTGGTGCTGCGGACCCAGGGGGAGTGTTGGCTGTTTGACTGCGGGGAGGGGACCCAGACCCAGCTGATGAGGAGCCAGCTCAGAGCCG GTCGAATCACCAAGGTTTTTATCTCCCACTTACACGGAGATCACCTGTTTGGGCTGCCTGGTCTTCTCTGCACTGTAAGCCTCAACACCAACCCTGAGCAGCAGAACATGAACTGTGTGGACATTTATGGACCCCGGGGCCTCCGGCACTTTCTGAGGGTGACACTTGGCCTCACAGGATCACAGCTGCTCTTCCCTTATGCAG TGCATGAGCTGGAGCCCACAACTGACCAGAGTCCAGAAGAGGGACAGCTCAGTCTGGAG aTGACAACAGAGCACGGTCCTCTGCACCCACAGGAGCAGCCTGGCAGGACGATCCCCCTGGATGTCTCAAGTGACTGTTATCCCCTCTTTGAGGATAAGACGTTTGTGGTGAAGGCCTTCAGGTTGTTTCACCGCATCCCCTCCTTTGGTTTTTGCATTCAGGAGCATGATCGACCTGGAAGACTGAAGACTGAAATCCTGAAGGAACTAG GCCTGAAACCAGGGCCGCTTTATGGGAGGCTGAAAGCTGGTGAGCCTGTAACTCTGGAGAGTGGGCGTGTCATTCTACCAAGTGAAGTGCTGGAAGAAGCCATTCCTGGGAGGAAAGTTTGCATCTTAGGAGACTGTAGCTCAGCTCTTGGGGAAGGACCACTGAGGCTGTGCAATGAAGCGGACATTCTAGTTCACGAGGCCACCCTTGGGGACGAGCACCGGGAGAAAGCGGTGGACCATGGACACAGTACACCTGAAATGGCGGCAGCGTTGGCTAGGGCTTGTTGTGCACGGAGGCTGGTGCTGCACCATTTCAGCCAGAGATACAAACCTTGCTCTCTGCAGAAGGAAGGTGACGAGGACGATGTCTCAGAGCTCAAGAGACAGGCAGAAGATGCCCTAAAGGACAGTGGTATAGAAGTGACTCTAGCTGAGGACTTTCTTACTCTACCCATTCCTCTTAGAAGACCAAGGTAA
- the mier3b gene encoding mesoderm induction early response protein 3: MAEASLGSSSPVGSLSSEDHDFDPTAEMLVHEYDDERTLEEEESLEGGRNFSSEIADLEKEGNMPLEELLAIYRYEASAGSSIDSSSGDLTDELPDMTLDKEEIAKDLLSGDYEEETQSSADDLTPSVTSHEATDFFPRTLRSNAISDGDKESECDEDGPSPEDSRKEIMVGTQYQAEVPSGLCHYKDGEKVYEDEDELLWSPGTLPENKVRSFLCDVLSRTTDEKTGCDKPWMHVRDNEQALYELVKCNYNTREALERHCNRVKSSKEKSPPWSEEECKNFEHALQMYDKNFHLIQKHKVTTRTVAECVAFYYMWKKSERFDFFVQQNRFGKKKYSSYPGVTDLMDRLVDEAEGLAVDSSSSVCSGAGGGGRLETTTDQQLSLLNSITASDLTALSNTVATVCNPAEVGCMDSYSFPPLESLHRGSLNHDESLGFPSNGADPDCLNMLDAGFYHSDLGQLGGVCVNKDCERPSKRLKMALPDSFINDVSVGNLGVDFEARRTSTHHHRITGAKMAVSVTDFGSLAGSGEPNGFLGAHARHHTQHTAALQSE, from the exons ATGGCGGAG GCTTCCCTAGGGAGTTCAAGTCCAG TTGGCTCTTTATCGTCAGAAGACCATGACTTTGACCCAACAGCAGAAATGTTAGTTCATGAGTATGATGACGAGAGGACCCTGGAGGAGGAAGAATCTCTGGAGGGAGGAAGAAATTTCAGCTCAGAAATTGCAGATCTTGAAAAG gAGGGGAACATGCCTTTGGAGGAGCTGTTGGCCATCTATCGCTATGAGGCCTCAGCAGGCTCCAGTATAGACAGCTCATCTGGAGACCTGACTGATGAGCTGCCCGATATGACTCTGGACAAG GAGGAAATAGCTAAAGACCTTCTGTCTGGGGACTATGAGGAGGAGACCCAGTCCTCAGCTGATGATCTGACCCCTTCAGTCACCTCCCATGAGGCTACTGATTTCTTCCCAAGAACACTTCGAT CCAACGCTATCTCTGATGGTGATAAAGAGTCAGAGTGTGATGAAGATGGCCCAAGCCCAGAAGACTCCAGAAAG GAAATAATGGTGGGAACACAGTACCAAGCAGAGGTTCCTTCTGGCCTCTGTCACTACAAAGATGGGGAGAAAG TTTATGAAGATGAAGACGAGTTATTATGGAGCCCAGGTACTTTGCCAGAAAACAAGGTTAGATCCTTCCTGTGTGACGTGTTGTCGCGGACAACAGATGAAAAGACAGGATGTGACAAACCATGGATGCATGTTCGAGACAATGAGCAG GCTTTGTATGAGCTTGTCAAGTGCAACTATAACACTCGCGAAGCACTAGAGAGACACTGCAACCGTGTAAAGTCCTCGAAAG AAAAATCACCTCCGTGGTCAGAAGAGGAATGCAAGAACTTTGAGCATGCACTACAGATGTATGACAAGAATTTTCACCTCATACAGAAACATAAA GTCACAACACGAACAGTAGCTGAATGTGTGGCGTTTTACTACATGTGGAAAAAGTCGGAGCGCTTTGACTTCTTTGTGCAGCAGAATCGTTTTGGGAAGAAAAAGTACAGCAGCTATCCTGGTGTAAC TGACCTGATGGACAGGCTGGTGGATGAAGCAGAAGGACTGGCAGTGGACAGTTCCTCCTCCGTGTGTTCaggagcaggtggaggaggaaggCTGGAGACCACCACAGACCAACAGCTCAGCCTGCTGAACTCCATCACTGCCAGCGACCTCACAG CTTTGAGTAACACTGTCGCCACAGTGTGCAACCCTGCAGAGGTTGGTTGCATGGACTCCTACAGTTTTCCACCATTGGAAAGTCTCCATCGTGGGTCCCTGAACCACGACGAATCCCTTGGGTTCCCTTCTAATGGCGCAGATCCCGACTGCCTCAACATGCTTGACGCTGGCTTCTACCACTCTGACCTGGGCCAGCTAGGAGGAGTGTGTGTCAACAAGGACTGCGAGCGGCCCTCCAAGAGACTCAAGATGGCCCTGCCTGACTCCTTTATCAATGACGTGTCTGTGGGTAACCTTGGAGTGGACTTCGAAGCAAGACGGACATCGACGCACCACCACCGAATCACCGGCGCCAAAATGGCAGTGTCTGTCACAGACTTTGGGAGTTTGGCTGGCAGCGGTGAGCCCAACGGGTTTCTGGGAGCACATGCACGGCACCACACACAGCACACTGCGGCACTTCAGTCAGAGTGa